The following are encoded in a window of Armatimonas rosea genomic DNA:
- a CDS encoding DUF1559 domain-containing protein, with protein sequence MKNQRSTKHVFTLIELLVVIAIIAILAAILFPVFAQAREKARAISCLSNLRQIGMATMQYIQDYDETYPLGYVWKDGGSDSEWGGTMYTISLGPYLQKLGAVGSDVVNSGLTTGSIFVCPSAGKPNKNPDGNPFSPANLIGQSYSMNKSALTGNAWTSIRQSDGSNLNLFMPVSLSSLNQPASLVAFADSAVIQAGNVTAQGGGACASQSASDASANCGPFNNLTPEAWKPISDRAAAWDFDVPGNNTGNGDYGRGRRPYGRHMNKINCVFADGHAKAVNANSLRAKVGSADDIWHNYTN encoded by the coding sequence ATGAAAAATCAACGGAGCACAAAGCACGTCTTTACCCTCATTGAGCTTCTTGTCGTGATTGCTATTATTGCTATCTTGGCAGCCATCCTCTTCCCGGTCTTTGCCCAAGCCCGTGAGAAGGCCCGCGCGATCTCCTGCCTGTCGAACCTGCGCCAGATCGGCATGGCGACCATGCAGTATATCCAGGACTACGACGAGACCTACCCGCTAGGCTATGTCTGGAAAGACGGCGGCAGTGATAGCGAGTGGGGCGGGACGATGTACACAATCTCCCTGGGACCCTACCTGCAGAAGCTCGGTGCGGTCGGCTCGGATGTGGTCAATAGTGGCCTGACCACGGGCTCGATCTTTGTCTGTCCCTCGGCAGGGAAGCCCAACAAGAACCCCGATGGCAACCCCTTTAGCCCGGCGAACCTGATCGGCCAGTCCTACTCGATGAACAAGTCCGCGCTCACCGGCAATGCCTGGACCAGCATCCGGCAGAGCGATGGCTCGAACCTCAACCTGTTCATGCCCGTCTCTCTCTCGTCGCTCAACCAGCCCGCGAGCCTGGTCGCCTTCGCCGACTCCGCCGTGATTCAGGCGGGCAATGTCACGGCCCAGGGTGGCGGTGCCTGCGCCTCGCAGTCTGCCAGCGATGCCTCTGCCAACTGTGGCCCCTTCAACAACCTCACCCCCGAGGCCTGGAAGCCGATCTCGGACCGCGCCGCGGCATGGGACTTCGACGTTCCCGGAAACAACACCGGCAACGGCGACTACGGCCGTGGACGCCGCCCCTACGGTCGCCACATGAACAAGATCAACTGTGTCTTCGCGGATGGGCATGCCAAGGCAGTCAATGCCAACTCCCTCCGCGCAAAGGTCGGCTCCGCCGATGACATCTGGCACAACTACACCAACTAG
- a CDS encoding LacI family DNA-binding transcriptional regulator, translating to MSRVATPASRRIRLEDVARQAGVSVATASQALSEKSGQYRISTDVIERVRQTAQELDYSPNRLVRSMQGRGTHILSFFNGYRTRTPQDLYMNTLGTALERAAGRLGYDLLIHCDFSRSPQEIYQHLNGGIADAVLFFAPQPDDPLLALLKNSRLKTVLIGGQVEGSLPQVVEDVEGGMQQVAQQLLKAGHREIGVLFDDSKSPDFPQRVGFLRQELARQGVALPETCITDFAELAAHLEAKTAPTALFCPRDRLAYLLLDQCTEHGIRIPEQLSLVGYDGLPWETQSGHTVASVKVDIEALAEAAIAQAVALVQGESPLPQVQYLPTSFLAGTTLGAVPTGAASQHNTTPGPRYSEVNP from the coding sequence ATGAGCAGAGTAGCAACGCCCGCCTCTCGCCGAATCCGCCTGGAAGATGTCGCACGTCAGGCCGGGGTCTCGGTCGCCACAGCCTCGCAGGCGCTGAGCGAGAAATCGGGCCAGTACCGCATCTCCACCGATGTGATCGAGCGGGTGCGGCAGACGGCTCAAGAGCTAGACTACTCCCCCAACCGCCTGGTACGCTCGATGCAGGGCCGGGGAACCCATATCCTGAGCTTCTTCAACGGCTACCGCACGCGTACCCCGCAGGACCTCTACATGAACACCCTGGGAACCGCGCTGGAGCGGGCCGCGGGACGCCTGGGCTACGATCTGCTGATCCACTGCGACTTCTCACGCTCCCCACAGGAGATCTACCAGCACCTCAATGGCGGGATCGCCGATGCGGTCTTGTTCTTCGCGCCCCAGCCCGACGATCCCCTGCTGGCACTACTCAAGAACTCGCGCCTCAAGACCGTGCTGATCGGAGGCCAGGTCGAGGGAAGCCTGCCACAAGTCGTCGAGGATGTCGAAGGTGGGATGCAGCAGGTGGCGCAGCAGCTCCTCAAGGCAGGGCACCGGGAGATTGGGGTGCTCTTCGACGATAGCAAGAGCCCGGACTTTCCGCAGCGTGTCGGGTTCCTGCGCCAGGAGCTGGCCCGCCAGGGAGTCGCTCTGCCGGAGACCTGTATCACCGACTTTGCGGAGCTCGCCGCGCACCTAGAGGCCAAGACAGCGCCCACCGCCCTCTTCTGCCCCCGTGACCGCCTGGCCTATCTCCTGCTGGACCAGTGCACCGAGCACGGCATCCGCATCCCCGAGCAGCTCAGCCTGGTGGGCTACGACGGCCTCCCGTGGGAGACGCAGAGCGGGCACACCGTGGCATCGGTCAAGGTAGATATCGAGGCGCTCGCCGAGGCCGCGATCGCGCAGGCTGTGGCGCTGGTCCAAGGCGAGAGCCCTCTCCCTCAAGTCCAGTACCTCCCCACGAGCTTCCTCGCGGGAACGACGCTAGGAGCAGTACCGACCGGGGCTGCTTCTCAGCACAACACGACACCCGGTCCCCGCTATTCAGAGGTGAATCCATGA